Proteins encoded within one genomic window of Gadus macrocephalus chromosome 18, ASM3116895v1:
- the LOC132447047 gene encoding uncharacterized protein LOC132447047, whose translation MNCPFVLFRSEEQAIFNDVFIAKDEDVTRFVNHVHSTTKHVSGRGVCGGEWSAARETSQKSASKLDEEGLELAVCRHGVLLCALNMYRGEIFAYPLFLQEKLASSRPTFFCMDVACKYWPYLQKIIKSCPEFQHLLEMKPFLSVFHAKAHDFKCEIKWSGAFLEGAGLTLGEEVEQVNAFVSRIAVTTKHMSKAGELATRYKLWFRK comes from the exons ATGAACTGTCCCTTTGTTCTATTTAGATCTGAGGAGCAGGCCATTTTCAATGACGTCTTCATAGCAAAGGATGAAGACGTCACACGATTTGTCAACCATGTTCACAGCACAACAAAACAT GTCTCCGGAAGAGGTGTTTGTGGCGGGGAATGGTCGGCGGCTCGAGAGACGTCCCAAAAATCAGCCAGCAAACTGGACGAGGAGGGACTGGAGCTGGCTGTTTGTCGTCATGGAGTCCTCCTCTGTGCCCTCAACATGTACAGGGGAGAAATCTTTGCCTATCCCCTTTTTCTCCAGGAAAAGCTGGccagtagtaggcctacattcttTTGCATGGATGTAGCCTGCAAGTACTGGCCATACCTGCAGAAAATCATCAAAAGCTGCCCCGAGTTTCAACATCTGCTGGAAATGAAGCCCTTCCTCTCGGTGTTTCATGCAAAAGCCCATGATTTTAAATGTGAA ATCAAATGGAGTGGAGCATTCCTGGAGGGGGCTGGGTTAACActtggggaggaggtggaacaAGTGAATGCCTTCGTCTCTAGGATAGCAGTTACGACAAAGCACATGTCAAAAGCAGGTGAGTTGGCGACAAGGTATAAACTTTGGTTTAGGAAATAG